The Microbacterium sp. SORGH_AS_0862 region GCACCTTGTCGCGCACCCGCCACGCCAGCTCCAGGTCTCCCCAGAGCGCGATCCCCTCGGACCGTGTCCAGGAGATCACCGGGTGATGCGGAGCAAAGCCGGGCGAGGCCACGACGAGGTCGGGGCGGTGCGCGGTCAACGCCTCCGGGACCGTGTCCAGCGGGCCGGTCCAGAGACCTGCACCGATGACCGGCAACAGCCGCGCGTACTCCTCTTCTGCGCTCTCGCTGACCACGAGCACGTCGGCACCGAGCTCGGCCAGGGTGTCGGCGACCGAGAACCCGGTCATCGACAGGCCGAGCACGACGACGCGCAGCCCTTTCCAGTCGGCATGCCAGCTGTTCAACGCGTCCAGACGAGCGTCCGTCACGATCGCACGAGCCATTCCACGTAGAAGAGGCCGACCCCCGTGAGCGCGAGCAGACCGGCGATGATCCACATCCGCACCACGATCGTAATCTCGGGCCAGCCACGCATCTCGAGATGATGGTGCAGCGGGCTCATGAGGAACAGGCGCTTGCCGCGCGTGAGCTTGAAGTAGAAGCGCTGCAGGATGACGGAGCCCGACGCGATCACATAGACGCCGGCGATGACGGCGAGCAGGATCTCCGTGCGGGTCAGGATCGCGAGGGCGACGATCACGCCGCCGATCGACATGGATCCCACATCCCCCATGAACACCCGCGCCTTGGGCGCGTTCCACCAGAGGAAACCGACGAGCGCACCGATGAAGGATGCGGCGATGATCGCGAGATCGAAGGGATCGCGTGTCTGGTAGCAGGCATCCTGCAGTCCACGACTGATCGCGTCGAGGTCGCACGGCTGCTTGAACTGCCAGAAGGAGATGAGGGCGAGAGCGCTCGTGACGAAGATGCCGGAACCGGCGGCGAGCCCGTCGAGGCCGTCGGCGACGTTGACCGAGTTCGAGGCGGCGACACCGAGGAAGGCGATCCACGCCAGATAGAGCACCCACCCGACGACCGCGCCCAGCGCCATGAAGGAGAGCACCGGGATGTCGCGGAACAACGACACGAAGGGGCTCGCCGGCGTCTGGCCGTCGGTGTTCGGGAAGCTCAGCCCGACGATGCCGAACGGAACGATGACCAGGATCTGGCCGATGATCTTCCGCCAGCCGGAGAGTCCGAGGCTGTTCTGGCGACGAACCTTCATGAAGTCGTCGATGAACCCGACGACACCGAAGCCGACCATCATCCAGATGACGAGCAGACCGGAGATGGTGGGCGGGTTGCCGCCCGCATAGGTGCCGATGAAGTAGCCGACCAGGCTGCCCACGATGAAGATCGTGCCGCCCATCGTGACGGTTCCGCGCTTGGCGCCGTGGCTCGGGTTGTGCTCGTTCTCCGGGGTGCGGATCACCTGGCCCCACCCCCACGCGCGGAACAGCCGCAGGAAGACCGGCGTCAGGAACAGGGTGAAGGCGAGCGAGATCGCGGCGGCTGTCAGGAGTGATCTCACGAGAACGATTCTCCCAGACGGTCCCCGAGGAAGCGGAGCCCCGCGGAGTTGGACGACTTCACGAGCACGCGGTCGCCGTCGCGCAGCTCCCCCATGAGGTACGCGTACGCCGCGTCCGCGTCGTCGAAGAACACGGCCTCGTCGTTCCACGACCCCTCGGCCACGGCGGCGAGGTACATGCGCCGCGCCGCCTGTCCGATGATCACGATGCGCGGGATGCGCAGGCGGACGGCGAGCTCGCCGATGCGGTCGTGCTCCTCCCCCGCGTACTCGCCGAGTTCGCTCATCGCACCCAGGACGGCCACCATGCGCTCGTCCGGCGCGGTGATCTGCGCCAGCGTCCGCAGCGCCGCGACCATCGAGTCGGGGCTCGCGTTGTACGCGTCGTTGATGATACGCACGCGGTCGGAGCCCAGAGGTTGCATGCGCCAGCGCTCGGCGAGCTCCACCGACTCCAGGCGGGTCACGACATCGTCGATCGCCACGCCCAGGGTGTTCGCGGCGGCTGCCGCGGCAAGCGCGTTCATCACGTGGTGGGCGCCGAGGACGCGCAGCGCCACGGGGCGGCTCTCACCGTCGACCGTGAGGACGAAACGGGTGCCGGATGCGGTGACTTCGACTTCGCTGCCGCGCACGGCCGCATCCTCGCCGAGACCGAACCAGCGCACGTCGACGGACCGTTCGGCCGCGATGGGGGCCATCGCCCGGACGCGCGTGTCGTCGACGTTGAGCACGGCGAGTCCGCCCGGACGCAACGCCCGCACGAGCTCGCTCTTGGCGTGGAAGGTGGCCTCGATCCCGCCGAAGCCGCCGGCGTGGGCCATGCCCACCATCAGCACGACGCCCATGTCCGGTTCGACGAGCCCTGCCAGCTGCGCGATCGCGCCGGGGGCGCTCGCTCCGAACTCGCTCACGAGGAAGCGCGTGTCGTGGGTGACGCGCAGCATGGTCAGCGGGGCGCCCACCTCGTTGTTGAACGAGGCGCGGGGAGCGACGGTCTCGCCCTCCGGCTCCAGGATGCGTGCGAGCAGGTTCTTGGTGGTCGTCTTGCCGTTGGAGCCGGTGATCCCCACGATCCGCAGGCGTCCGCCGGCGCGCACCTCGGCGACGACGGCGCGGGCGAGGTCCGCGAGGGCGACGACGGCGTCGGGCACGACGATCTGGGACACCGCCACGTCCACCGGGTGCTCGACGATCGCGAGCACGGCGCCGAGGGAGACCGCCGCGTCGACGAACAGATGGCCGTCTGTCGCTTCGCCGGGCTTCGCCACGAAGATGCCGCCCGGGCGCATCTGACGCGAGTCGGTGTCGACGTCGCCGGAGACGACGGTGTCGGCATCGTCCGAGCCGGCGGGGAGCAGAGTGCCGCCGAGGATCTCGGCGATGCGGGAGAGTGTGAGTGCGATCATGTCCTGGAGGGCGCCGCTCAGCCGATCTTCGGC contains the following coding sequences:
- the mraY gene encoding phospho-N-acetylmuramoyl-pentapeptide-transferase yields the protein MRSLLTAAAISLAFTLFLTPVFLRLFRAWGWGQVIRTPENEHNPSHGAKRGTVTMGGTIFIVGSLVGYFIGTYAGGNPPTISGLLVIWMMVGFGVVGFIDDFMKVRRQNSLGLSGWRKIIGQILVIVPFGIVGLSFPNTDGQTPASPFVSLFRDIPVLSFMALGAVVGWVLYLAWIAFLGVAASNSVNVADGLDGLAAGSGIFVTSALALISFWQFKQPCDLDAISRGLQDACYQTRDPFDLAIIAASFIGALVGFLWWNAPKARVFMGDVGSMSIGGVIVALAILTRTEILLAVIAGVYVIASGSVILQRFYFKLTRGKRLFLMSPLHHHLEMRGWPEITIVVRMWIIAGLLALTGVGLFYVEWLVRS
- the murF gene encoding UDP-N-acetylmuramoyl-tripeptide--D-alanyl-D-alanine ligase, with the protein product MIALTLSRIAEILGGTLLPAGSDDADTVVSGDVDTDSRQMRPGGIFVAKPGEATDGHLFVDAAVSLGAVLAIVEHPVDVAVSQIVVPDAVVALADLARAVVAEVRAGGRLRIVGITGSNGKTTTKNLLARILEPEGETVAPRASFNNEVGAPLTMLRVTHDTRFLVSEFGASAPGAIAQLAGLVEPDMGVVLMVGMAHAGGFGGIEATFHAKSELVRALRPGGLAVLNVDDTRVRAMAPIAAERSVDVRWFGLGEDAAVRGSEVEVTASGTRFVLTVDGESRPVALRVLGAHHVMNALAAAAAANTLGVAIDDVVTRLESVELAERWRMQPLGSDRVRIINDAYNASPDSMVAALRTLAQITAPDERMVAVLGAMSELGEYAGEEHDRIGELAVRLRIPRIVIIGQAARRMYLAAVAEGSWNDEAVFFDDADAAYAYLMGELRDGDRVLVKSSNSAGLRFLGDRLGESFS